A part of Andrena cerasifolii isolate SP2316 chromosome 10, iyAndCera1_principal, whole genome shotgun sequence genomic DNA contains:
- the LOC143373928 gene encoding uncharacterized protein LOC143373928 has protein sequence MNLSILQFLLFPIPIISLYFTNTPVNDSSGIFYNKKGDAQISNTELTLLIFLNITYLSEARETVTVNYLKLQNLCRIFSKDIIGSYVHCQQILKLIDEDINNIDNKHEILYNLMGQKSNNRKQCGLIDGISYLSNLLFGTSDANDAHFYANSINILSNDSYQIKRLLKSQVQIISSTITTLNSSLHTLELNENQINENIKLVNKFTNETNLYLRSLSLQSLITQQTTILTSIITKVLNEYNKYIEAIGLGNQNVISPEILSPKTLCEQLLKYKGDYDLIIEPFYKNIPTIYKLLKLQLLSLTDNIVFVLKFPLGKRMHFHLYELIPLPIQHDNTSTFSYIEPKYPYLLLSQSKTYFSFLQVLSDCEEYQDEMYLCTNVHISKTTDEEICEIQLLLSHTTRIPEDCNTRNIKASIEAFKYIGKNCWVYVLQKPSTVTIFCKDIKEYMQDITLYQTGILQLDAQCKGYSNNYLLETTRYAEKNITYYIPAINIIENDCCITPFDQNTPESIPLKFVKLTNIDLIDLQYTDKRLKDFDEILSKKLKEPVSEIHVSWFVKGLYILGGFIMAIFCMNCCRFLECIKLLQRLFRYVKSSSKGEVTHPVIKNFVNCTFDSDIRSEYREISRDLVSYNTRGKDLRLITEPNFESMEGDFMEHEVASSPDYPHRTKIRTPTTRRSTTPM, from the coding sequence ATGAATCTGTCAATCTTGCAATTCCTTCTATTTCCCATTCCGATAATTAGCTTATATTTTACGAACACTCCTGTGAACGATTCTAGtggaatattttataataaaaaaggaGATGCACAAATATCCAATACCGaattaacattattaatatttcttaatataacATATTTAAGTGAGGCACGAGAAACAGTGACAGTAAATTACTTGAAGTTACAGAATCTCTGTCGTATCTTCTCAAAAGATATCATAGGCAGTTATGTTCATTgccaacaaattttaaaattaatagatGAAGACATAAATAACATAGATAATAAAcatgaaatattatataatttgaTGGGTCAAAAATCTAACAATAGAAAGCAATGTGGCTTAATAGATGGAATTTCGTATCTATCGAATTTATTGTTTGGAACATCTGATGCTAATGATGCGCATTTTTATGCAAACAGTATAAATATTTTGTCGAATGATAGCTATCAGATAAAGAGGTTACTGAAATCGCAGGTTCAGATAATTTCCAGTACCATAACTACATTAAATAGCTCGTTACATACGCTTGAAttaaatgaaaaccaaataaacGAAAACATTAAGctagtaaataaatttaccaatgaGACAAACTTATATTTAAGATCGTTATCATTACAATCGTTGATTACTCAACAAACGACTATATTGACATCTATAATCACAAAGGTTTTAaatgaatataataaatatatagagGCTATCGGTTTAGGCAATCAAAACGTGATCTCACCTGAGATATTATCTCCGAAGACTTTGTGTGAACAACTACTTAAATACAAAGGTGACTATGATCTAATAATAGAaccattttataaaaatataccaacaatttataaattactCAAGCTACAATTATTATCGTTAACAGACAATATAGTATTTGTCCTAAAGTTTCCATTAGGCAAACGAATGCACTTTCATTTATATGAATTAATTCCGCTCCCGATCCAACATGACAATACATCTACTTTctcttatatagaacctaaatatcCATATCTACTCCTATCCCAAAGCAAAACCTACTTTTCATTCTTGCAAGTGTTGTCGGATTGTGAGGAATATCAAGATGAGATGTACTTGTGCACAAACGTGCATATCAGCAAGACCACAGATGAGGAGATATGCGAGATTCAGTTGCTGTTATCACATACAACCCGAATTCCTGAGGATTGTAACACAAGAAACATCAAAGCTTCAATTGAAGCATTTAAGTACATTGGGAAAAATTGTTGGGTGTATGTCTTGCAAAAGCCGTCCACGGTTACTATCTTCTGCAAGGATATTAAGGAGTATATGCAAGATATCACTTTGTATCAAACAGGAATATTACAATTGGATGCTCAATGTAAGGGCtatagtaataattatttactggAGACAACACGGTATGCGGAAAAGAATATTACCTACTACATTCCTGCAATcaatattattgaaaatgatTGCTGTATTACTCCATTTGATCAAAACACACCTGAATCAATACCATTAAAATTTGTTAAGTTAACAAATATAGATCTTATTGATCTGCAATATACagataaaagattaaaagactttgatgaaattttatcaAAGAAACTCAAGGAACCAGTTTCGGAGATACATGTAAGCTGGTTCGTCAAAGGGCTCTATATTCTAGGTGGATTTATAATGGCAATATTTTGTATGAATTGTTGTCGTTTTCTGGAATGTATCAAACTTCTCCAGCGACTATTCCGTTATGTGAAAAGTTCTAGCAAAGGAGAAGTAACACATCCTGTTATTAAGAACTTCGTCAACTGCACCTTCGATTCCGATATTCGAAGTGAGTATCGAGAGATATCGAGGGATTTGGTTTCTTACAACACTCGGGGCAAGGATCTAAGATTAATCACGGAACCCAATTTTGAATCCATGGAGGGGGATTTCATGGAACACGAAGTCGCTTCTTCACCGGATTACCCCCATAGAACAAAAATTCGCACCCCGACAACTAGGAGGAGCACCACACCAATGTGA
- the LOC143374151 gene encoding uncharacterized protein LOC143374151 has product MSGPKKCEVKGCESGNKLLRAFPDIVKDRERCLKWIAACGNPLLMHQSLRNRKICDAHFLGIYKLQRNLCKTAVPTLQLPGFNTVQQAGEHMEVHTGFNTVQQAAERMEVHTDTGYAVAGTSGLSLGTRKASVLKLFRTNRKSSLSPEEVRQYNVIVSLMKTRRQMRKRHIQGVPLRSGQRDIS; this is encoded by the exons ATGTCCGGGCCTAAGAAGTGCGAAGTGAAAGGTTGCGAATCGGGAAATAAACTACTGAGGGCATTTCCCGATATCGTTAAAGACCGAGAGAGATGCTTAAAATGGATTGCTGCTTGCGGCAATCCATTGTTAATGCACCAATCTCTTCGTAACAGGAAGATCTGTGATGCGCACTTCTTAGGCATCTACAAATTACAAAGGAATCTTTGTAAGACTGCTGTTCCGACGCTTCAACTTCCAG GTTTTAACACGGTTCAGCAGGCAGGTGAACATATGGAGGTCCATACTG GTTTCAACACGGTTCAGCAGGCAGCTGAACGTATGGAGGTCCATACTG ATACTGGATATGCTGTTGCCGGAACCTCTGGACTATCATTGGGGACAAGGAAAG CATCTGTGCTGAAATTGTTCAGGACAAATAGGAAGTCCAGCCTTTCTCCGGAAGAGGTGCGGCAATATAACGTAATTGTCTCCTTGATGAAAACAAGGAGACAAATGCGTAAacgccatatacagggtgtcccactaaggagtggacagcgcgatatctcttaa